From Xenopus laevis strain J_2021 chromosome 7L, Xenopus_laevis_v10.1, whole genome shotgun sequence, one genomic window encodes:
- the masp2.L gene encoding mannan-binding lectin serine protease 2 — MTEFRLLAALLVWAIVSPCDGTSTELTGLFGRISSPGFPKPYSNDLTMNWNIKVPEGYRIKIYFTYFNLELSYLCEYDYLKLSSKGTEVAHFCGKESTDTEKAPGDSVFYSLDNKMSVTFKSDYSNEKEVTGFEAFYSAEDINECKETPESCDHFCHNHLGGFSCSCRVGFTLHSNKKICTAQ; from the exons ATGACAGAATTCAG ACTTTTGGCTGCTCTGTTGGTATGGGCTATTGTATCCCCCTGTGATGGCACTTCAACTGAATTAACTGGACTCTTTGGTAGAATAAGTTCTCCTGGGTTCCCAAAACCCTATTCAAATGATCTCACCATGAACTGGAATATAAAAGTCCCTGAAGGATATCGGATCAAAATCTACTTTACATATTTCAACCTGGAGCTATCCTATTTATGTGAATATGATTACCTAAAG CTGTCTTCAAAGGGAACTGAGGTGGCACATTTTTGTGGCAAAGAGAGCACTGATACAGAGAAAGCCCCTGGAGACTCAGTATTTTACTCTCTAGATAACAAAATGTCTGTCACCTTCAAAAGTGATTACTCTAATGAAAAGGAAGTTACTGGTTTTGAGGCATTCTATTCCGCAGAAG ACATTAATGAATGCAAGGAAACCCCAGAATCCTGTGATCACTTCTGTCACAATCACCTTGGTGGATTTTCCTGCAGTTGTAGAGTGGGTTTTACATTACATAGCAACAAGAAAATATGCACAG cacAGTAA